The following are encoded together in the Vespa crabro chromosome 12, iyVesCrab1.2, whole genome shotgun sequence genome:
- the LOC124428283 gene encoding glutamate receptor ionotropic, kainate 2-like isoform X8, with the protein MAFIVLLKILLLLFLFLPKIASLIEFHSIGEEQTSFIIDICKLHGLKSVILLYAESTEEMEMATMIFKYRRTLSREGVASTNLYFSQLHESSYYLKHIVRPYYIVVISNYNAMNQFSLATSTFDMSSAVWLVIFIYKESNSDYCHNPPGNIFHLKFNSEMMIRCGTENILQEWYSVDTHQIEINDVATWSSKKGINKMVPDFIYERRYNLQGLIMRATIVKGSLFTIKNKDGELDGIFGRIIRELCVALNFSFNVVSEVEEYGRWDPERKIWSGGIAELYTGRADISISDFIITNDRLKVVNFTLPFLNSKNVLVIRVPENLRIQLSSYFLTFTLSVWIAVFGVLIASSIFLIFLKIKSTTKCKIAYLLIDNFLEIWGIFCQQGIADFSYKSSLRIAYFSIYLLVIVFWAAYSAALISCLMSVINVLPFNSLESFVADGTYQLAATRGSAYYDKFANSKDPLAEKVMKLMLNVEKLPITDHEGFEMD; encoded by the exons ATGGCATTTATTGTGCTATTGAagatacttcttcttctttttctttttcttccgaaGATCGCAAGTTTAATCGAATTTCATTCAATCGGGGAAGAACAAACTTCTTTTATCATAGATATTTGCAAATTACACGGATTGAAATCTGTAATACTTTTATATGCCGAATCTACAGAAG AAATGGAAATGGCAACGATGATATTCAAATATAGGCGGACACTATCTCGTGAAGGAGTTGCGAGCACCAATTTGTACTTTTCACAATTGCACGAATCATCGTATTACTTAAAGCACATTGTACGACCGTATTATATAGTGGTGATCTCAAATTACAACGCAATGAATCAGTTCTCATTAGCAACAAGTACCTTTGACATGTCTTCAGCTGTGTGGCTAGTGATATTCATTTATAAGGAAAGTAATTCCGATTATTGTCACAATCCACCaggtaatatatttcatttgaaattcaaCTCTGAAATGATGATCCGTTGTGGTACAGAAAACATTTTACAAGAATGGTATTCGGTTGATACGCATCAAATCGAGATTAATGATGTAGCAACTTGGAGCTCAAAGAAAGGAATCAATAAAATGGTTCCAGATTTTATTTACgaaagaagatataatttaCAGGGTTTAATCATGAGAGCTACTATAGTTAAG GGTTCACTATTCACAATTAAAAACAAAGATGGTGAATTAGACGGTATATTTggtagaataataagagaactTTGTGTAGCTCTAAATTTTAGTTTCAACGTCGTCTCAGAAGTTGAAGAATATGGAAGATGGGAtccagaaagaaaaatttggtCTGGAGGAATTGCGGAATTATATACTGGACGTGCTGACATTTCTATttcagattttattattacaaatgataGATTGAAAGTCGTTAACTTCACGCTCCCTTTTTTAAACTCCAAAAACGTTCTCGTCATTCGAGTACCAGAAAATTTAAGGATTCAATTGTCATCTTACTTTTTA acTTTTACTCTTTCTGTTTGGATTGCTGTGTTTGGCGTATTAATTGCTTCATCGATTTTCCTGATCTTTCtcaaaataaaaagtacaaCCAAATGTAAAATAGCATATTTAttgatcgataattttttagaGATTTGGGGTATATTTTGCCAACAGGGAATAGCGG ATTTCTCTTATAAATCTTCATTACGAATAGCATActtctctatatatcttttgGTTATCGTCTTTTGGGCCGCCTATTCAGCTGCTTTGATAAGCTGTTTAATGTCTGTAATCAACGTGTTACCATTTAATTCATTAGAGAGCTTCGTTGCGGACGGTACTTATCAGCTTGCCGCCACTCGTGGTTCGGCTTATTACGATAAGTTTGCA aatTCGAAAGACCCGTTAGCAGAGAAGGTAATGAAGTTGATGCTAAATGTTGAAAAATTGCCCATTACCGATCATGAAGGATTCGAAATG GATTGA
- the LOC124428283 gene encoding glutamate receptor ionotropic, kainate 2-like isoform X7 — MAFIVLLKILLLLFLFLPKIASLIEFHSIGEEQTSFIIDICKLHGLKSVILLYAESTEEMEMATMIFKYRRTLSREGVASTNLYFSQLHESSYYLKHIVRPYYIVVISNYNAMNQFSLATSTFDMSSAVWLVIFIYKESNSDYCHNPPGNIFHLKFNSEMMIRCGTENILQEWYSVDTHQIEINDVATWSSKKGINKMVPDFIYERRYNLQGLIMRATIVKGSLFTIKNKDGELDGIFGRIIRELCVALNFSFNVVSEVEEYGRWDPERKIWSGGIAELYTGRADISISDFIITNDRLKVVNFTLPFLNSKNVLVIRVPENLRIQLSSYFLTFTLSVWIAVFGVLIASSIFLIFLKIKSTTKCKIAYLLIDNFLEIWGIFCQQGIADFSYKSSLRIAYFSIYLLVIVFWAAYSAALISCLMSVINVLPFNSLESFVADGTYQLAATRGSAYYDKFANSKDPLAEKVMKLMLNVEKLPITDHEGFEMVQ; from the exons ATGGCATTTATTGTGCTATTGAagatacttcttcttctttttctttttcttccgaaGATCGCAAGTTTAATCGAATTTCATTCAATCGGGGAAGAACAAACTTCTTTTATCATAGATATTTGCAAATTACACGGATTGAAATCTGTAATACTTTTATATGCCGAATCTACAGAAG AAATGGAAATGGCAACGATGATATTCAAATATAGGCGGACACTATCTCGTGAAGGAGTTGCGAGCACCAATTTGTACTTTTCACAATTGCACGAATCATCGTATTACTTAAAGCACATTGTACGACCGTATTATATAGTGGTGATCTCAAATTACAACGCAATGAATCAGTTCTCATTAGCAACAAGTACCTTTGACATGTCTTCAGCTGTGTGGCTAGTGATATTCATTTATAAGGAAAGTAATTCCGATTATTGTCACAATCCACCaggtaatatatttcatttgaaattcaaCTCTGAAATGATGATCCGTTGTGGTACAGAAAACATTTTACAAGAATGGTATTCGGTTGATACGCATCAAATCGAGATTAATGATGTAGCAACTTGGAGCTCAAAGAAAGGAATCAATAAAATGGTTCCAGATTTTATTTACgaaagaagatataatttaCAGGGTTTAATCATGAGAGCTACTATAGTTAAG GGTTCACTATTCACAATTAAAAACAAAGATGGTGAATTAGACGGTATATTTggtagaataataagagaactTTGTGTAGCTCTAAATTTTAGTTTCAACGTCGTCTCAGAAGTTGAAGAATATGGAAGATGGGAtccagaaagaaaaatttggtCTGGAGGAATTGCGGAATTATATACTGGACGTGCTGACATTTCTATttcagattttattattacaaatgataGATTGAAAGTCGTTAACTTCACGCTCCCTTTTTTAAACTCCAAAAACGTTCTCGTCATTCGAGTACCAGAAAATTTAAGGATTCAATTGTCATCTTACTTTTTA acTTTTACTCTTTCTGTTTGGATTGCTGTGTTTGGCGTATTAATTGCTTCATCGATTTTCCTGATCTTTCtcaaaataaaaagtacaaCCAAATGTAAAATAGCATATTTAttgatcgataattttttagaGATTTGGGGTATATTTTGCCAACAGGGAATAGCGG ATTTCTCTTATAAATCTTCATTACGAATAGCATActtctctatatatcttttgGTTATCGTCTTTTGGGCCGCCTATTCAGCTGCTTTGATAAGCTGTTTAATGTCTGTAATCAACGTGTTACCATTTAATTCATTAGAGAGCTTCGTTGCGGACGGTACTTATCAGCTTGCCGCCACTCGTGGTTCGGCTTATTACGATAAGTTTGCA aatTCGAAAGACCCGTTAGCAGAGAAGGTAATGAAGTTGATGCTAAATGTTGAAAAATTGCCCATTACCGATCATGAAGGATTCGAAATGGTACAAtga